A part of Paenarthrobacter sp. A20 genomic DNA contains:
- a CDS encoding aminotransferase class I/II-fold pyridoxal phosphate-dependent enzyme: MSTPSPSPKIGTPSRAWRSRADAWEFLGYALRQLASARHQESGLLSQIDRTFALLAAVEPYWAEPGVNAVAQLRQLIDDGEPQAALQLLGGLSHLPLASAGETAAVPRAELPDEEVVDQSEPADRPRFEVLVVDTIEPEESEALKNTMAAQRRPSDAFTYTVTVVPSYEDALVAIMLNPDIQSVVLRPGFSLRSSHLLGSDLQRFLVRHTSADLQDSRPIERILALAEAVSGLRPELDVYLVAGVSIESLAGSLTRKFRRIFRRQDHLDLHLSLLSGVAERYETPFFTALQDYSRRPASVFHALPISRGASVGTSPWIRDMADFYGTNLLLAETSATSGGLDSLLDPHGSIKRAQELAARAFGAQRTYFVTNGTSTANKIVHQSLLAPGDVVLVDRNCHKSHHYAFVLAGARVSYLDAYPLDKYAFYGAVPLASLKRRLLEYRRAGRLHEVKMVTLTNCTFDGVVYDVERVMEECLAIKPDLVFLWDEAWFAFARSHPVYRRRTGMAAAAALEASFSDPAYAARYAEQAAALHDPATGEPLDDDAWLTTRLIPDPAKARLRVYATQSTHKTLTSLRQGSMIHVYDQDFAGSNRESFREAYMTHTSTSPNYQILASLDIGRRQVELEGFGLVQRQSDLAVSVAQAVARHPLLKKYFRVLTSRDLIGPRYRETGSSMPLRDGLAELEDAWQRDEFVIDPSRLTLDISKTGIDGDTFRHSYLMDDHGIQVNKTSRNTVLFMTNIGTSRSSVAYLIEVLVKLAEGFENPHPSSRARTLPASSDAPRPTPPLPDFSTFAARFRTDDSCEDGDIRAAYFESYKPDSTVYLSAAEVAAAVAAGQEVVSAGFVTPYPPGFPILVPGQVITRQTLEFMAALDTREIHGFDHERGYRVFVEPASSSVLELVAVAS, translated from the coding sequence ATGAGCACCCCTTCCCCGTCCCCCAAAATCGGCACCCCCAGCAGGGCCTGGCGGTCCCGTGCCGACGCTTGGGAGTTTTTGGGATACGCCCTCAGGCAGCTCGCCTCGGCCCGGCACCAGGAGTCCGGTTTGCTGTCCCAGATCGATAGGACCTTTGCCCTCCTGGCAGCGGTGGAACCGTATTGGGCAGAGCCTGGAGTCAACGCTGTGGCCCAGTTGCGCCAGTTAATCGACGACGGCGAACCCCAGGCCGCGCTCCAGCTTCTGGGCGGTTTGTCCCACCTCCCGCTCGCCTCTGCCGGGGAAACAGCTGCGGTGCCGCGCGCTGAGCTCCCGGACGAGGAAGTTGTTGACCAGTCCGAGCCGGCTGACCGGCCACGCTTCGAGGTCCTGGTGGTGGATACCATTGAGCCCGAAGAATCCGAAGCGCTCAAGAACACCATGGCTGCGCAGCGCCGCCCTTCGGATGCGTTCACCTACACTGTCACCGTGGTTCCCAGCTATGAGGATGCCTTGGTGGCCATCATGCTGAACCCTGATATCCAGTCTGTTGTCCTTCGCCCGGGCTTCTCCCTCCGCAGCTCCCATCTCTTGGGCAGCGACCTCCAACGGTTCCTGGTCCGGCACACCTCCGCAGACTTGCAGGACTCACGGCCTATCGAGCGAATCCTTGCCCTGGCCGAGGCTGTCTCCGGGCTTCGGCCGGAGCTTGATGTCTACCTGGTGGCAGGGGTTTCCATCGAGTCGCTGGCTGGATCCCTGACGCGAAAGTTCCGGCGGATTTTCCGGCGACAGGACCATTTGGACCTGCATCTGTCACTGCTGTCCGGGGTGGCCGAACGCTACGAAACGCCGTTCTTCACGGCGTTGCAGGACTACAGCCGCCGCCCGGCCAGTGTCTTCCATGCCCTGCCAATTTCCCGGGGCGCGTCGGTAGGGACGTCACCGTGGATCCGGGACATGGCCGATTTTTACGGGACAAACCTGCTGTTGGCCGAAACGTCCGCCACCTCGGGCGGTCTGGACTCTTTGCTGGATCCCCACGGCTCCATCAAACGCGCGCAGGAACTCGCCGCCCGCGCCTTTGGGGCGCAACGAACCTACTTTGTCACCAACGGCACATCCACGGCCAACAAAATCGTGCACCAGTCACTGCTTGCCCCGGGCGATGTTGTGCTGGTGGACCGCAACTGCCACAAATCCCACCACTACGCCTTTGTGCTTGCCGGTGCCCGTGTGTCCTACTTGGATGCCTATCCCCTGGACAAGTACGCGTTTTATGGTGCTGTCCCTCTGGCCAGCCTGAAGCGCAGGCTCCTGGAGTACCGGCGGGCAGGCCGGCTCCACGAGGTGAAGATGGTGACCCTCACCAACTGCACGTTTGATGGAGTCGTCTACGACGTCGAAAGGGTCATGGAGGAATGCCTGGCCATCAAACCGGATCTGGTTTTCCTGTGGGACGAGGCGTGGTTTGCCTTCGCCCGCTCCCATCCGGTGTACCGCCGTCGAACCGGCATGGCGGCAGCAGCCGCTCTGGAAGCTTCCTTCAGCGATCCTGCCTACGCCGCCCGGTACGCGGAACAGGCCGCTGCCCTTCATGACCCGGCCACCGGCGAACCCCTTGATGACGACGCCTGGCTCACCACCAGGCTGATTCCGGATCCTGCCAAGGCACGCCTGCGGGTCTACGCAACGCAGTCAACCCACAAAACGTTGACCTCGCTGCGGCAGGGTTCCATGATCCACGTGTATGACCAGGACTTCGCCGGCTCCAACCGGGAGTCCTTCCGCGAGGCGTACATGACCCACACGTCCACCTCCCCCAACTACCAAATTCTGGCTTCCCTGGACATTGGCAGACGACAGGTGGAACTGGAAGGTTTCGGCCTGGTGCAACGGCAATCGGACCTTGCCGTGTCCGTGGCCCAAGCCGTGGCCCGGCATCCCCTGCTGAAGAAGTACTTCCGTGTGCTGACCTCGCGGGACCTCATCGGTCCGCGCTATAGGGAAACCGGCTCCAGCATGCCGCTGCGGGATGGGCTGGCCGAGCTGGAGGATGCCTGGCAGCGGGACGAGTTCGTCATCGATCCCAGCCGCCTGACGCTGGACATCAGCAAGACAGGGATCGACGGCGACACTTTCCGCCACAGCTACCTCATGGACGATCACGGCATCCAGGTGAACAAGACGTCACGGAACACGGTGCTGTTCATGACCAACATCGGCACGTCCCGAAGCTCCGTGGCGTACCTGATCGAGGTCCTGGTGAAACTCGCTGAGGGCTTTGAGAATCCACATCCATCGTCGCGGGCTCGGACGCTACCTGCCTCATCCGATGCTCCGCGTCCCACTCCCCCGCTCCCGGACTTCAGCACCTTTGCCGCGCGCTTCCGTACGGATGATTCCTGCGAGGACGGTGATATCCGGGCCGCCTACTTTGAGAGTTACAAGCCCGATTCCACGGTGTACCTGTCCGCGGCTGAGGTGGCTGCGGCGGTGGCCGCGGGACAGGAAGTGGTCTCGGCAGGGTTCGTTACGCCGTATCCGCCCGGGTTCCCCATCCTGGTCCCGGGGCAGGTGATTACCCGGCAAACCCTCGAATTCATGGCCGCCTTGGATACGCGTGAAATCCATGGGTTCGATCACGAACGGGGGTACCGGGTGTTCGTGGAGCCTGCTTCTTCTTCTGTTCTCGAGCTGGTGGCTGTGGCGTCCTAG
- a CDS encoding glutaminase, whose product MDIQNLLDDIVGAVQPHVGQGKVADYIPQLGAVDPHQFGISVVTRDGEVFSAGDAHVEFSIQSISKVFALALVLASDGDRIWKRVFREPSGNPFNSLVQLESEEGIPRNPFINAGAIVVTDRLLSLTGNAAHAVRDLMRRETGNADVDTDHVVASSELGNGHRNASLAHFLASCGNLENPVDEVLDSYAKQCALAMTCEDLALATRFLASNGLGAAGSLLLSPAQTKRINAVMLTCGTYDAAGEFAYRVGLPGKSGVGGGIVAVVPNKCSISVWSPGLGRSGNSVAGVAALDEFTTRTGWSVF is encoded by the coding sequence ATGGATATCCAGAATCTCCTCGATGACATCGTGGGAGCAGTTCAACCGCACGTCGGTCAAGGAAAAGTGGCCGACTACATCCCGCAACTCGGAGCAGTGGACCCGCACCAGTTCGGGATCTCCGTAGTCACGCGGGACGGCGAAGTCTTCTCGGCCGGAGATGCTCACGTGGAGTTCTCCATTCAGAGCATTTCCAAAGTCTTCGCCCTCGCCTTGGTGCTGGCTTCTGACGGGGACCGCATCTGGAAGCGCGTTTTCCGGGAACCCTCGGGCAACCCCTTCAACTCGCTGGTCCAGTTGGAGAGTGAGGAAGGCATACCCCGAAATCCGTTCATCAACGCCGGTGCCATCGTGGTGACCGACCGGCTCCTGAGCCTGACGGGCAACGCTGCCCACGCCGTGAGGGACCTGATGCGGCGAGAGACCGGCAATGCAGACGTCGACACGGACCACGTTGTGGCGTCCTCCGAACTGGGGAACGGCCACCGCAACGCGTCGTTGGCCCACTTCCTGGCAAGCTGCGGCAACTTGGAGAACCCCGTGGATGAGGTCCTGGACTCGTATGCCAAGCAATGCGCCCTGGCCATGACCTGCGAAGACCTCGCGCTCGCAACCCGGTTCCTCGCGTCCAACGGCCTCGGAGCCGCAGGAAGCCTGCTGTTGTCTCCGGCGCAGACCAAGAGGATCAACGCCGTGATGCTCACCTGTGGAACGTATGACGCCGCGGGTGAATTCGCCTACAGGGTGGGCCTTCCCGGCAAGAGCGGCGTCGGCGGCGGCATCGTCGCAGTGGTCCCCAACAAGTGCTCCATCAGCGTGTGGAGTCCTGGCCTGGGGCGCTCCGGGAATTCCGTGGCTGGCGTGGCCGCGCTGGACGAATTCACTACCCGTACTGGCTGGTCCGTCTTTTAG
- a CDS encoding FAD-dependent oxidoreductase, with protein sequence MSISTPVGSADRPLRVAVIGSGPAGVYAADILTKSEAVKSGELNVSIDLFDRYPAPYGLIRYGVAPDHPRIKGIVNALHKVLDRGDIRFFGNVDYGTDISIEDLRKHYDAIIFATGAIKDADLNIPGIELEGSFGGADFVSWFDGHPDVSREWPLEATEIAVLGNGNVALDVARVLSKHADDLLVTEIPDNVYAGLKSSPVTDVHVFGRRGPAQVKFTPLELRELSHSKDVDIILYAEDFEFDEESDRQVQTNNQIKTMVGTLTNWIAEQPEDLSELKASRRLHLHFLHSPVEIVDSAETPGKVAGIKFERTELDGTGNARGTGEFIDYPVQAVYRAIGYFGSALPDVEFDHKKGVVTNDGGRVLDADGQHVPGLYATGWIKRGPVGLIGHTKGDALETVTYLLEDRENLPLAEVPAADAVVELLDARGVKFTSWEGWLALDAHELALGAAATEAGTSHGVEVKRERIKVVPREDMVNISRDGVAAQV encoded by the coding sequence GTGTCAATTAGCACCCCCGTAGGTTCTGCGGACCGTCCGCTTCGCGTCGCCGTCATCGGCTCCGGCCCGGCAGGCGTGTACGCAGCGGACATCCTGACAAAGAGCGAGGCCGTCAAGAGCGGCGAGCTCAACGTCAGCATCGACCTCTTCGATCGTTACCCGGCTCCCTACGGCCTCATCCGTTACGGTGTTGCTCCGGACCACCCCCGCATCAAGGGCATCGTGAACGCGCTGCACAAGGTGCTGGACCGCGGCGACATCCGCTTCTTCGGCAACGTGGACTACGGCACGGACATCTCCATCGAGGACCTCCGCAAGCACTACGACGCCATCATCTTCGCCACCGGCGCCATCAAGGACGCGGACCTGAACATCCCGGGCATCGAACTCGAAGGCTCCTTCGGCGGCGCCGACTTCGTCTCCTGGTTCGACGGACACCCGGACGTCTCCCGTGAATGGCCGCTGGAAGCCACCGAGATCGCTGTTCTCGGCAACGGCAACGTGGCCCTGGACGTGGCCCGCGTACTCTCCAAGCACGCTGATGACCTGCTGGTCACCGAAATCCCGGACAACGTTTACGCCGGCCTCAAGAGCTCGCCGGTCACGGACGTGCACGTCTTCGGCCGCCGCGGCCCGGCACAGGTGAAGTTCACCCCGTTGGAACTCCGCGAACTCTCGCACTCCAAGGACGTGGACATCATCCTCTACGCCGAGGACTTCGAATTCGACGAAGAGTCCGACCGCCAGGTCCAGACGAACAACCAGATCAAGACCATGGTTGGCACGCTCACCAACTGGATCGCCGAGCAGCCTGAGGACCTCTCCGAGCTCAAGGCTTCCCGTCGCCTGCACCTGCACTTCCTGCACAGCCCGGTGGAGATCGTGGACTCCGCCGAAACCCCGGGCAAGGTTGCGGGCATCAAGTTCGAGCGCACCGAACTGGACGGCACGGGCAACGCCCGCGGTACCGGCGAGTTCATCGACTACCCGGTCCAGGCCGTGTACCGCGCCATCGGCTACTTCGGTTCGGCCCTGCCGGACGTCGAGTTCGACCACAAGAAGGGCGTCGTCACCAACGACGGCGGTCGCGTCCTGGACGCCGACGGCCAGCACGTGCCGGGCCTCTACGCAACGGGCTGGATCAAGCGTGGTCCGGTTGGCCTCATCGGTCACACCAAGGGCGATGCCCTGGAAACCGTCACCTACCTCCTTGAAGACCGCGAAAACCTGCCGCTGGCCGAGGTTCCCGCAGCTGACGCAGTGGTGGAACTCCTTGACGCCCGCGGCGTGAAGTTCACCAGCTGGGAAGGGTGGCTGGCCCTGGACGCCCACGAACTCGCCCTCGGCGCAGCAGCCACCGAAGCCGGTACTTCCCACGGTGTTGAGGTCAAGCGCGAGCGCATCAAGGTGGTGCCGCGCGAGGACATGGTCAACATCTCCCGTGATGGCGTAGCCGCACAGGTCTAA
- a CDS encoding CdaR family transcriptional regulator, giving the protein MKALEIDDDGVVTLLSDVLEDLGVGNARLLLAPAEDNRTVRETVIVDAEDDDEIRPGALVMLIGVRGRAALPALRRIMGGRPTAVAVKGSEPELESAAELLQPTGIGLVAVAPGLRWDKFESIALDRVRENDVPGETPMSVHRDLFAIAQTTATLTNGHVVIEDPGNRVLAYSPASNDVDELRRLSILARRGPEKYQKLLKESGVYKHLQATEAPVHVEANLDAGLRERVAIGIHAGSRVMGYIWLQEGAEPLAANTDRIMVGAARHAAIELVRHRNEQSQSMREDRVSGLLSGTAQVHSQAQSAGIDPSKPAALILISAGGLSQSAAGLQLRRGELSKVASIHAAAYRPGAVVGALGMETAIILPDVDPLKSLPAINRLVNTIVRDATTHLHFQVQAAVGPIVPRLDALHATLDHVRSVLKVMEATPDVRVASYSDVETTVLTRELLDLMESRTTLRHAGITRLCSRYPEFALTLLTYLEFFGDVNRCAEELAVHRNTVHYRLRRACEVAGLDLQSADERLLAHLQIRLWTYTGTRG; this is encoded by the coding sequence TTGAAAGCCCTGGAAATTGACGACGACGGAGTCGTCACCTTATTGAGCGATGTCCTGGAAGACCTGGGTGTCGGCAACGCCCGGTTGCTGCTGGCCCCGGCAGAGGACAACAGAACCGTCCGCGAAACTGTCATTGTTGATGCTGAAGACGACGACGAGATCCGCCCAGGCGCCCTGGTCATGTTGATCGGCGTTCGCGGGCGTGCGGCGCTCCCTGCACTCCGCCGCATCATGGGGGGCCGTCCCACGGCAGTTGCGGTCAAGGGCAGCGAGCCCGAGTTGGAATCCGCGGCCGAGTTGCTCCAACCGACCGGCATTGGGCTGGTGGCGGTTGCCCCGGGACTCCGTTGGGATAAGTTCGAGAGCATCGCGCTGGACCGGGTCCGTGAGAACGATGTGCCAGGGGAAACCCCCATGTCAGTTCACCGGGACTTGTTCGCAATCGCCCAAACCACGGCCACACTGACCAACGGGCACGTGGTGATCGAAGATCCGGGCAACCGGGTTCTTGCCTACTCCCCGGCATCCAATGACGTTGACGAGCTCCGCCGGCTATCCATCCTGGCGAGGCGTGGCCCTGAAAAGTACCAAAAACTCCTGAAGGAATCAGGAGTCTACAAGCACCTGCAGGCCACTGAAGCGCCTGTCCATGTGGAAGCCAACCTTGATGCGGGTCTTCGTGAACGTGTGGCAATCGGCATTCACGCGGGCAGCCGTGTCATGGGATACATCTGGTTGCAGGAAGGTGCTGAACCCTTGGCGGCCAACACGGACCGCATCATGGTGGGTGCAGCCCGGCATGCGGCCATCGAATTGGTACGCCACCGCAATGAGCAGTCCCAGTCGATGCGCGAGGACCGTGTGTCCGGCCTGCTCAGTGGAACGGCACAAGTCCATTCGCAGGCCCAATCGGCAGGCATCGACCCGTCGAAGCCAGCGGCTTTGATACTGATCTCGGCGGGCGGGCTTAGCCAGAGCGCGGCGGGGCTTCAGCTCCGCAGGGGAGAGCTCTCCAAAGTGGCATCAATCCACGCGGCAGCCTATCGACCAGGCGCCGTCGTGGGGGCGTTGGGGATGGAAACGGCCATCATCCTGCCCGATGTGGACCCGCTGAAATCCCTCCCCGCCATCAATCGCCTGGTCAACACCATTGTTCGTGATGCCACCACCCACCTTCATTTCCAGGTGCAGGCAGCAGTTGGTCCCATCGTTCCGCGCCTTGACGCCCTGCACGCCACCCTTGACCACGTGCGCAGCGTCCTCAAAGTCATGGAAGCAACACCGGACGTGCGCGTGGCCTCGTACAGCGACGTGGAAACAACAGTCCTGACCAGGGAATTGTTGGATTTGATGGAATCGCGGACCACCCTGCGCCATGCAGGAATCACTCGGCTGTGCAGCCGTTATCCGGAATTCGCGCTGACACTCCTGACTTATCTGGAGTTCTTTGGCGACGTGAACAGATGCGCCGAGGAATTGGCTGTCCACCGCAACACCGTTCACTACAGGCTCCGCCGCGCCTGCGAGGTGGCTGGCCTGGACCTGCAATCCGCGGATGAACGCCTGCTGGCACACCTCCAGATCAGGCTTTGGACCTACACAGGGACCAGGGGCTAG
- a CDS encoding amino acid permease, with protein MIPTPASTQTLPSPTDLAASPPSNAFAQEETGYRKTLKPRQIQMIAIGGAIGTGLFMGAGGRLNGSGPALVLVYAVCGFFAFLILRALGELVLYRPTSGSFVSYAREFYGEKMAYTAGWLYFLNWAMTSIVDVTAVALYVKFWGQYWAPINDVPQWLIALIALVVVLSLNLVSVKIFGEMEFWFAMIKVGALVTFLVVGICFIVFGGRTDVGIPGFNVIAENGGMFPMGSVAPLLAISGVVFAYAAVELVGTAAGETAEPHKVMPKAVNTVVIRIGVFYVGSVLLLSLLLPFTSYKAGESPFVTFFSHLGDPQAGAISASVMNFVVLTAALSSLNAGLYSTGRILRSMAVNGSAPQFTGRISASGVPYGGILLTAVITLVGVALNAVVPSQVFEIVLEISAVGIIGGWATIMLCHIKLQSWVRSGKVARPAFRLFGAPFTSYLTLGFLAFVLVTMGFSETGRWVLASLLVLVPLLIAGWYAYRGRIRTALTS; from the coding sequence GTGATACCCACCCCTGCGTCCACACAAACCCTTCCCTCCCCAACAGACCTGGCCGCCAGTCCGCCGTCGAACGCTTTCGCCCAAGAGGAAACCGGCTACCGCAAGACCCTCAAGCCCCGGCAAATCCAGATGATCGCCATCGGCGGCGCAATCGGTACCGGGCTGTTCATGGGCGCCGGAGGACGTCTCAACGGATCCGGACCTGCGCTGGTCCTGGTCTATGCCGTCTGCGGATTCTTCGCGTTCCTGATCCTCCGGGCACTGGGCGAGTTGGTGCTGTACCGCCCCACGTCGGGCTCTTTTGTTTCTTATGCCCGCGAGTTTTACGGCGAGAAAATGGCCTACACCGCCGGCTGGCTGTACTTCCTGAACTGGGCCATGACCTCGATTGTGGACGTCACCGCCGTTGCCCTCTACGTGAAGTTCTGGGGCCAGTATTGGGCGCCCATCAATGACGTCCCGCAGTGGTTGATCGCGTTGATCGCTTTGGTAGTGGTGCTCTCCCTGAACCTGGTGTCCGTGAAGATCTTTGGCGAGATGGAGTTCTGGTTCGCCATGATCAAGGTGGGCGCCCTGGTGACGTTCCTCGTGGTGGGAATCTGCTTCATTGTTTTCGGCGGCCGGACGGACGTGGGCATTCCGGGCTTCAACGTCATCGCCGAGAACGGCGGCATGTTCCCCATGGGCTCCGTGGCGCCGCTCCTGGCGATCAGCGGTGTGGTGTTTGCCTACGCTGCGGTGGAACTCGTGGGCACCGCGGCCGGCGAAACGGCCGAACCCCACAAGGTAATGCCAAAAGCGGTAAATACCGTAGTGATCCGCATCGGAGTCTTCTACGTCGGCTCCGTCCTGCTGCTCTCGCTGCTGCTTCCCTTCACGTCCTACAAGGCCGGCGAATCCCCCTTTGTCACCTTCTTCTCGCACCTCGGCGATCCGCAGGCCGGTGCCATCTCCGCATCCGTGATGAACTTCGTGGTCCTCACGGCGGCGCTCTCCAGCCTCAACGCCGGGCTGTACTCCACCGGCCGCATCCTCCGCTCCATGGCAGTGAACGGCTCGGCTCCGCAGTTCACCGGACGGATCAGCGCGTCCGGAGTGCCTTACGGCGGCATCCTGCTCACGGCCGTCATCACCTTGGTGGGCGTTGCATTGAACGCCGTTGTCCCTTCGCAGGTCTTTGAGATCGTGCTGGAAATCTCAGCGGTGGGCATCATCGGCGGCTGGGCCACCATCATGCTCTGCCACATCAAGCTCCAGAGCTGGGTTCGCAGCGGCAAGGTTGCCCGGCCAGCGTTCCGGCTGTTCGGCGCCCCCTTCACCTCTTACCTCACGCTCGGTTTCCTGGCCTTTGTCCTGGTCACCATGGGGTTCTCGGAAACAGGTCGCTGGGTGCTGGCCTCGCTGCTGGTCCTGGTGCCGCTGCTGATCGCCGGCTGGTACGCGTATCGCGGCCGCATCCGCACCGCCCTGACGTCCTAG
- a CDS encoding DNA alkylation repair protein, which yields MTPKVGKTPITGKAPKAGNSGKPAALAPGTQPTAVGFLERLKMRQSDVEQAKYQRYFKTGQGDYAEGDFFMGVRMGEVFTLAKEFAVMPLDEIEQLLEEDIHEARAGAVKIMSLQAQKKKTTEAVRQSLYELYLRRHDRINNWDLVDLGAGRVVGGWLMDKPRDPLYELARSEDMWERRTAIVATSAFIREGQLDDTFAIAQILLADQEDLIHKAVGGWVRDAGRSSRERLLAFLDEHAATMPRTTLRYAIEHLGKEQRAHYLTLKDRVSPN from the coding sequence ATGACCCCCAAGGTTGGAAAGACACCTATAACCGGGAAGGCGCCCAAGGCGGGAAACTCCGGAAAGCCTGCCGCGCTGGCGCCGGGAACCCAGCCCACCGCCGTCGGGTTCCTGGAGCGCCTGAAGATGCGGCAGTCCGACGTCGAGCAAGCCAAATACCAGCGGTACTTCAAGACCGGCCAAGGTGACTATGCCGAGGGTGACTTCTTCATGGGCGTGCGCATGGGTGAGGTATTCACGCTTGCCAAAGAGTTCGCGGTCATGCCGCTGGACGAGATCGAGCAGCTGCTGGAGGAAGACATCCACGAGGCGCGGGCTGGAGCCGTGAAGATCATGTCGCTCCAAGCGCAGAAGAAGAAGACCACGGAAGCGGTACGCCAAAGCCTCTACGAGCTGTACCTGCGACGGCACGACCGCATCAACAACTGGGACCTGGTGGACCTGGGGGCGGGGCGCGTGGTGGGTGGGTGGCTTATGGACAAGCCACGGGACCCGCTGTATGAACTGGCGCGCTCGGAGGACATGTGGGAGCGCCGGACAGCCATCGTCGCCACGTCGGCGTTTATCCGCGAGGGCCAATTGGATGACACTTTCGCCATCGCCCAGATCCTGCTCGCAGACCAAGAGGATCTGATCCACAAGGCCGTGGGCGGCTGGGTACGCGACGCTGGCCGGAGCAGCCGCGAACGACTCCTGGCGTTCCTCGACGAACACGCAGCCACCATGCCGCGCACCACGCTTCGTTACGCCATCGAGCATCTTGGCAAGGAGCAGCGGGCCCACTACCTGACGCTTAAAGACAGGGTTTCCCCGAACTAG
- the cobA gene encoding uroporphyrinogen-III C-methyltransferase, which yields MAIQDIYPTALRLLGRPVLVVGGGPVAERRAKGLLDAGAKVTVVAPVATANLRELAASGLLTWEPREYRTSDLDGVWFVQTATGASAVDTQVAADAEAQRIWCVNASDHEASAAWTPAVAVVDDVKIAINAGGDPRRAMALRNAVATALETGDLPLRRHRKPDAAGKTPAGSVALVGGGPGDSGLITVRGRRLLGQADVVVADRLGPRELLKELAPDVRVIEVGKTPGHHPVPQLEINRILVDEALKGNRVVRLKGGDPYVLGRGGEEAEFCRQNGVEVEVVSGVTSAISVPAAAGIPVTHRGLAKGFSVVTGHEELSEVPARPDHTVVLLMGVAQLRDSAAELAGSGLPLDTPVGIVENGYLPDQRVTIGTLGTIADQAEAVGVANPAVIVIGDVVRVSPFAPQHFKTADYSTITPNRPRVRSN from the coding sequence ATGGCAATACAGGACATTTACCCCACCGCGCTGCGGCTGCTCGGCCGACCGGTGCTGGTTGTGGGCGGCGGACCCGTCGCGGAGCGCCGCGCCAAGGGGCTGCTCGACGCCGGGGCTAAAGTCACCGTCGTCGCTCCCGTTGCCACCGCGAACCTTCGCGAACTCGCCGCATCCGGACTCCTCACCTGGGAGCCGCGGGAGTACCGAACGTCAGACCTCGACGGCGTCTGGTTCGTTCAGACCGCCACTGGCGCATCCGCCGTGGACACCCAGGTAGCGGCCGACGCCGAAGCGCAGCGCATCTGGTGCGTCAACGCCTCGGACCATGAAGCATCGGCCGCGTGGACACCCGCCGTGGCCGTGGTGGACGACGTCAAGATCGCCATCAATGCCGGGGGAGACCCGCGCCGAGCCATGGCCCTCCGCAACGCCGTTGCCACCGCCCTGGAAACCGGTGACCTTCCGCTCCGCCGTCACCGCAAGCCGGACGCCGCCGGTAAGACGCCCGCCGGCTCCGTCGCCCTCGTCGGTGGTGGTCCTGGCGACTCGGGACTTATCACGGTCCGCGGCAGGCGCCTGCTGGGCCAGGCCGACGTCGTGGTTGCCGACCGACTTGGCCCGCGGGAGCTGCTCAAAGAGCTTGCCCCGGATGTCCGCGTGATCGAGGTCGGCAAGACGCCCGGCCACCACCCGGTTCCGCAGCTGGAGATCAACCGCATCCTGGTGGACGAAGCACTGAAGGGCAACCGCGTGGTCCGCCTCAAAGGCGGCGACCCCTACGTCCTGGGCCGCGGCGGCGAGGAAGCAGAGTTCTGCCGCCAGAACGGCGTCGAGGTTGAAGTGGTGTCCGGCGTGACGTCGGCAATCTCGGTTCCGGCCGCTGCCGGTATCCCGGTGACGCACCGTGGCCTGGCCAAGGGCTTCAGCGTGGTGACCGGACACGAAGAGTTGTCCGAAGTCCCCGCACGCCCCGATCACACTGTGGTGTTGCTCATGGGAGTGGCGCAGTTGCGTGATTCCGCGGCTGAGCTGGCAGGCTCGGGTCTGCCTTTGGACACACCAGTAGGTATCGTAGAGAACGGGTATTTGCCGGACCAGCGCGTCACCATCGGCACTCTGGGTACCATCGCGGACCAGGCGGAAGCCGTCGGCGTGGCCAACCCGGCGGTCATTGTGATCGGCGATGTGGTCCGTGTCAGCCCGTTTGCACCGCAGCATTTCAAGACCGCTGACTACAGCACTATCACCCCCAATCGTCCCCGCGTCCGCAGTAACTGA